Proteins encoded by one window of Mycolicibacterium sp. ND9-15:
- a CDS encoding cutinase family protein — protein MTLLRETARLAAAVGAVAALVGVAAPTAAAQPGPVSPGYGSSGSACSDIEVIFARGTDDTPGLGTPGTAFVNALRSLTNGRSISTYAVNYPASYDFLAAADGATDATNRVAMMSQQCPSTRLVLGGYSQGAAVIDMLAGVPPLGNKIGSIGSAPPLPASLHPNIAAVAVFGNPAAKFNNPITSSVFAGRAIDLCKDGDPICSGGRNPFAHNDYVSAGMVQEAASFVAGLV, from the coding sequence GTGACTTTGCTGCGCGAGACGGCCCGACTGGCGGCGGCTGTGGGTGCCGTCGCCGCACTCGTCGGCGTCGCGGCCCCGACGGCGGCGGCCCAACCCGGTCCGGTCAGCCCCGGATACGGTTCCTCCGGCTCCGCGTGTAGCGATATCGAGGTGATCTTCGCTCGCGGCACCGACGACACCCCGGGCCTCGGGACGCCCGGTACGGCCTTCGTCAATGCGCTGCGGAGCTTGACCAACGGCCGCAGCATCAGCACGTACGCGGTCAACTATCCCGCCTCGTACGACTTCCTCGCCGCCGCCGACGGAGCGACCGACGCGACCAACCGGGTCGCGATGATGTCGCAGCAGTGCCCCTCGACCCGCCTTGTGCTCGGCGGGTACTCGCAGGGGGCCGCGGTGATCGACATGCTGGCCGGCGTGCCGCCGCTCGGCAACAAGATCGGCTCCATCGGTTCGGCTCCTCCGTTGCCTGCAAGCCTGCATCCCAACATCGCCGCCGTCGCGGTGTTCGGGAACCCGGCGGCCAAATTCAACAACCCGATCACCAGTTCGGTGTTCGCGGGCAGGGCTATCGACCTCTGCAAAGACGGCGACCCGATCTGCTCAGGCGGCCGCAACCCGTTCGCGCACAACGACTACGTGAGCGCGGGGATGGTTCAGGAGGCCGCTAGCTTCGTCGCCGGCCTGGTCTGA
- a CDS encoding cutinase family protein produces the protein MDVVRLRRRFSTAALITALGLTFPLLPPAAASAQGCSDVTVVFARGTGEPPGIGRVGQAFVDALRTQLADRTLSAYGVTYPASYDFALAADGAADAAAYVANTAQSCPDSRIVLGGFSQGAAVVDMLAGVPPLGNRLGAVGQVLPPNVAPNVAAVAVFGNPATKFGNPITSAPVFGGRAIDLCTDGDPICSRGRNPFAHSDYVGAGMASHAANFVARLV, from the coding sequence GTGGATGTCGTTCGACTTCGTCGTCGGTTCAGCACCGCCGCCCTCATCACGGCACTCGGATTGACGTTTCCGCTTCTGCCGCCTGCGGCCGCCTCGGCACAGGGTTGTTCCGACGTGACCGTGGTGTTCGCCCGCGGCACCGGCGAACCGCCGGGCATCGGCCGGGTCGGTCAGGCGTTTGTCGACGCGCTGCGCACACAACTCGCGGACCGGACACTGTCCGCCTACGGGGTGACCTACCCGGCCAGTTACGACTTCGCGCTCGCAGCCGACGGTGCCGCCGACGCAGCGGCGTATGTCGCCAATACCGCGCAGTCGTGCCCGGACTCCCGAATCGTGCTGGGCGGGTTCTCTCAGGGTGCCGCGGTCGTCGACATGCTCGCCGGTGTTCCGCCACTGGGTAATCGCCTCGGCGCCGTGGGCCAGGTACTGCCCCCGAACGTCGCCCCCAACGTCGCCGCCGTCGCCGTGTTCGGCAATCCCGCGACGAAGTTCGGCAACCCGATCACCTCGGCCCCCGTGTTCGGCGGGCGCGCGATCGACCTCTGCACCGACGGCGATCCGATCTGCTCACGCGGGCGCAATCCGTTCGCGCACAGCGATTACGTCGGTGCCGGGATGGCGAGCCACGCTGCGAATTTCGTGGCGCGCCTCGTCTGA
- a CDS encoding cutinase family protein has translation MQNDLVRCRLRRGLLLVGAVVLAVTGLIAPGDQRLTPVAAAQSCPDAELIFARGRTEAPGAGVIGNALVSALRSKTGKNINLYSVRYPADTEVDVGANDMSARIQDMAGRCPDTRLVLGGYSLGAAVTDIVLAAPIAAFGFKNPLPAGMDPHIAAVALFGNGAAWVGPITNFSPLYRERTIELCHGADPICNPADPKTWQGNWPDHAARAYVNAGMVNQAADFIVGRI, from the coding sequence GTGCAAAACGATCTTGTTCGCTGTCGGCTACGTCGCGGGTTGCTGCTCGTCGGCGCAGTCGTACTCGCGGTCACCGGACTGATCGCGCCGGGCGATCAACGGCTCACGCCCGTCGCCGCGGCGCAGTCGTGCCCCGACGCGGAACTCATCTTCGCGCGGGGTCGAACCGAAGCGCCCGGGGCAGGCGTGATCGGCAATGCGCTCGTCAGCGCGCTTCGCAGCAAGACCGGAAAGAACATCAACCTCTACTCCGTGCGGTACCCCGCCGACACCGAGGTGGACGTCGGCGCCAACGACATGAGCGCCCGCATCCAGGACATGGCGGGACGGTGCCCCGATACCCGGCTGGTGCTGGGCGGGTACTCGCTCGGCGCCGCGGTGACCGACATCGTGTTGGCCGCCCCGATCGCGGCGTTCGGATTCAAGAACCCGCTGCCGGCGGGCATGGACCCGCACATCGCGGCGGTCGCGCTGTTCGGTAATGGTGCCGCCTGGGTCGGACCGATCACGAACTTCAGCCCGCTGTACCGCGAGCGCACCATCGAGTTGTGCCATGGGGCCGATCCGATCTGCAACCCGGCCGATCCCAAAACCTGGCAGGGCAACTGGCCCGACCACGCGGCACGCGCGTATGTGAACGCGGGCATGGTCAACCAGGCGGCCGACTTCATCGTGGGCCGCATCTGA
- the truA gene encoding tRNA pseudouridine(38-40) synthase TruA, with the protein MPTSPESPVNEPAIDSGGGLVRLRLDIAYDGTEFAGWAVQAGQRTVAGVLEDALSTVFRIPVILRAAGRTDAGVHATGQVAHVDVPEDALPHVYPRARRSGDGEFLPLVRRLGRFLPPDVRVLDVTRAAAGFDARFSALRRHYVYRLSTAPYGVEPHDARYVTAWPRPLDVDAMTKASRELLGLHDFAAFCRYREGATAIRDLQRLDWSSEGTRVTARVTADAFCWSMVRSLVGALLAVGEHRREPGWCATLLTASRRSSEFAAAPPQGLTLVGVDYPPDDQLEARTKVTRDLRVAE; encoded by the coding sequence ATGCCGACGAGTCCTGAGAGCCCCGTGAACGAGCCCGCCATCGATTCCGGTGGCGGGCTTGTTCGTCTTCGGCTCGACATCGCTTACGACGGAACCGAATTCGCTGGTTGGGCGGTGCAGGCGGGGCAGCGCACCGTGGCCGGCGTCCTCGAGGACGCGCTGTCCACGGTCTTCCGCATCCCGGTGATCTTGCGCGCGGCGGGCCGCACCGATGCCGGGGTGCACGCCACCGGACAGGTCGCCCATGTCGACGTGCCGGAAGATGCGCTGCCGCATGTCTATCCGCGCGCGAGACGTTCCGGCGACGGCGAGTTCCTGCCGCTGGTGCGACGCCTCGGGCGGTTTCTGCCACCCGATGTCCGCGTGCTCGACGTCACACGGGCCGCGGCGGGTTTCGACGCTCGGTTCTCGGCGCTGCGCCGCCACTATGTCTATCGGCTGTCGACGGCGCCGTACGGGGTCGAACCTCACGATGCGCGCTACGTGACCGCATGGCCGCGCCCCCTCGACGTCGACGCGATGACCAAGGCGTCCCGGGAGTTGTTGGGCCTGCACGACTTCGCGGCGTTCTGCCGGTACCGCGAAGGCGCCACCGCCATCCGCGACCTGCAGCGCCTGGACTGGTCGAGCGAAGGGACACGGGTGACGGCCCGCGTCACCGCAGATGCGTTCTGCTGGTCGATGGTCCGGTCGCTGGTCGGTGCGCTGCTGGCGGTCGGCGAGCACCGACGCGAACCGGGTTGGTGTGCAACGCTGTTGACGGCGTCCCGGCGCTCCAGCGAGTTCGCGGCGGCGCCACCGCAGGGGCTGACGCTCGTCGGTGTCGACTATCCGCCCGACGACCAGCTCGAGGCGCGTACGAAGGTCACCCGCGATCTGCGAGTCGCCGAGTAG
- the rplQ gene encoding 50S ribosomal protein L17, which yields MPKPTKGPRLGGGSAHQKALLANLATALFEHGRIKTTEPKARALRPYAEKLITHAKKGALHNRREVMKKIRDKDIVHTLFAEIGPFYADRDGGYTRIIKVEARKGDNAPMAVIELVREKTVTSEASRVADRARRASASKAQKKSEQPVAAAAAPQAAVEPEAAEGPAEVESVEEAKVEDAAIEEAQTAEAADEAEAGKDADES from the coding sequence ATGCCTAAGCCCACCAAGGGCCCTCGCCTCGGCGGGGGGTCCGCTCACCAGAAGGCGCTGTTGGCCAACCTGGCCACCGCGCTGTTCGAGCACGGCCGGATCAAGACCACCGAGCCCAAGGCGCGGGCGTTGCGACCCTATGCGGAGAAGCTCATCACCCACGCCAAGAAGGGCGCGCTGCACAATCGGCGTGAGGTTATGAAGAAGATCCGCGACAAGGACATCGTGCACACGCTGTTCGCCGAGATCGGGCCGTTCTACGCCGACCGCGACGGCGGCTATACCCGCATCATCAAAGTGGAGGCGCGCAAGGGCGACAACGCCCCGATGGCCGTCATCGAGCTGGTGCGGGAGAAGACGGTGACCTCTGAAGCTAGCCGGGTGGCCGATCGCGCTCGCCGGGCATCGGCGTCGAAGGCGCAGAAGAAGTCCGAACAGCCGGTCGCCGCGGCGGCCGCGCCGCAGGCCGCAGTCGAGCCCGAGGCCGCCGAGGGCCCGGCGGAGGTCGAGTCGGTCGAGGAGGCGAAGGTCGAGGACGCCGCGATCGAAGAGGCGCAGACCGCCGAGGCTGCCGACGAGGCCGAGGCCGGCAAGGATGCCGACGAGTCCTGA
- a CDS encoding DNA-directed RNA polymerase subunit alpha, with protein sequence MLISQRPTLSEEVQAEDRSQFVIEPLEPGFGYTLGNSLRRTLLSSIPGAAVTSIRIDGVLHEFTTVPGVKEDVTDIILNLKGLVVSSEEDEPVTMYLRKQGPGEVTAGDIVPPAGVTVHNPEMHIATLNEKGKLEVELVVERGRGYVPAVQNKASGAEIGRIPVDSIYSPVLKVTYKVEATRVEQRTDFDKLILDVETKNSITPRDALASAGKTLVELFGLARELNVEAEGIEIGPSPAEADHIASFALPIDDLDLTVRSYNCLKREGVHTVGELVARTESDLLDIRNFGQKSIDEVKIKLHQLGLSLKDSPATFDPSEVAGYDVATGTWNSDAGYDSAYEADDNQDYAETEQL encoded by the coding sequence ATGCTGATCTCTCAGCGACCCACACTGTCCGAAGAAGTCCAGGCCGAGGACCGCTCCCAGTTCGTCATCGAGCCGCTGGAGCCCGGCTTCGGTTACACCCTTGGCAACTCGCTTCGGCGCACGCTGCTGTCGTCCATCCCGGGCGCGGCGGTCACCAGCATCCGCATCGACGGCGTGCTGCACGAGTTCACCACCGTGCCCGGTGTCAAGGAGGACGTCACCGACATCATCTTGAACCTCAAGGGCCTGGTCGTCTCGTCCGAAGAGGATGAGCCGGTCACCATGTACCTGCGGAAGCAGGGCCCGGGCGAGGTCACCGCGGGCGACATCGTTCCGCCCGCAGGCGTGACGGTGCACAACCCCGAGATGCACATCGCCACCCTCAACGAGAAGGGCAAGCTCGAGGTCGAGTTGGTCGTCGAGCGCGGCCGCGGCTACGTGCCCGCTGTTCAGAACAAGGCGTCGGGCGCCGAAATCGGCCGTATCCCGGTCGATTCGATTTACTCGCCGGTGCTCAAGGTCACCTACAAGGTGGAGGCCACCCGCGTCGAGCAGCGCACCGACTTCGACAAGCTGATCCTCGACGTCGAGACCAAGAACTCGATCACGCCGCGTGACGCCCTGGCGTCGGCCGGTAAGACGCTGGTCGAATTGTTCGGCCTGGCACGGGAACTCAACGTCGAGGCCGAGGGAATCGAGATCGGCCCGTCGCCGGCCGAGGCCGACCACATCGCCAGCTTCGCGCTGCCGATCGACGACCTGGACCTCACGGTGCGGTCGTACAACTGCCTCAAGCGCGAGGGTGTGCACACGGTGGGCGAGTTGGTCGCCCGCACGGAGTCCGACCTGCTGGACATCCGCAACTTCGGACAGAAGTCCATCGACGAGGTGAAGATCAAGCTGCACCAGCTGGGTCTGTCGCTCAAGGACAGTCCGGCCACGTTCGATCCGTCCGAGGTCGCGGGCTACGACGTCGCCACCGGCACCTGGAACAGCGACGCCGGCTACGACTCGGCCTACGAGGCTGACGACAACCAGGACTACGCCGAAACCGAACAGCTGTAA
- the rpsD gene encoding 30S ribosomal protein S4 — protein sequence MARYTGPATRKSRRLGVDLVGGDQSFEKRPYPPGQHGRARIKESEYRLQLQEKQKARFTYGVMEKQFRRYYEEAVRRSAKTGEELLKILESRLDNVVYRAGLARTRRMARQLVSHGHFTVNGVKVDIPSYRVSQYDIIDVREKSLNTDPFVIARETAGDRPIPSWLQVVGERQRILVHQLPTREQIDVPLAEQLIVEFYSK from the coding sequence ATGGCTCGTTACACCGGACCCGCGACCCGCAAGTCACGCCGCCTCGGCGTCGACCTGGTCGGCGGCGATCAGTCGTTCGAGAAGCGTCCCTACCCGCCCGGCCAGCACGGCCGCGCGCGGATCAAGGAGAGCGAATACCGCCTGCAGTTGCAGGAGAAGCAGAAGGCCCGCTTCACCTACGGCGTGATGGAAAAGCAGTTCCGTCGCTACTACGAAGAGGCCGTGCGCCGGTCGGCCAAAACCGGCGAGGAGCTGCTGAAGATCCTGGAGAGCCGGCTGGACAATGTGGTGTACCGCGCCGGCCTGGCGCGGACGCGCCGGATGGCCCGCCAGCTGGTCAGCCACGGCCACTTCACGGTCAACGGTGTCAAGGTCGACATCCCGAGCTACCGGGTGTCGCAGTACGACATCATCGACGTGAGGGAAAAGTCGCTTAACACCGATCCGTTCGTCATCGCCCGGGAGACCGCGGGGGATCGGCCGATCCCGTCGTGGCTTCAGGTCGTCGGCGAGCGTCAGCGCATCCTGGTGCACCAGTTGCCTACCCGTGAGCAGATCGACGTGCCGCTCGCCGAGCAGCTGATCGTCGAGTTCTACTCGAAGTAA
- the rpsK gene encoding 30S ribosomal protein S11: MPPAKKTAAGPKKGQKTRRREKKNVPHGAAHIKSTFNNTIVTITDPQGNVIAWASSGHVGFKGSRKSTPFAAQLAAENAARKAQEHGVKKVDVFVKGPGSGRETAIRSLQAAGLEVGAIADVTPQPHNGCRPPKRRRV; encoded by the coding sequence ATGCCACCAGCCAAGAAGACCGCGGCCGGTCCCAAGAAGGGCCAGAAGACCCGTCGCCGGGAAAAGAAGAACGTCCCGCACGGCGCCGCGCACATCAAGAGCACGTTCAACAACACGATCGTGACGATCACCGACCCGCAGGGCAACGTCATCGCGTGGGCGTCGTCGGGCCACGTCGGCTTCAAGGGCTCGCGCAAGTCCACGCCGTTCGCCGCGCAGTTGGCCGCCGAGAACGCCGCGCGCAAGGCGCAGGAGCACGGCGTCAAGAAGGTCGACGTGTTCGTCAAGGGCCCGGGCTCGGGGCGCGAGACCGCGATCCGATCGCTGCAGGCCGCCGGCCTCGAGGTCGGCGCGATCGCCGATGTCACGCCGCAGCCGCACAACGGCTGCCGTCCGCCCAAGCGGCGCCGGGTCTAG
- the rpsM gene encoding 30S ribosomal protein S13, with translation MARLVGVDLPRDKRMEIALTYIYGVGRTRSQEILDATGISRDLRTKDLTDDQVTQLRDYIEANLKVEGDLRREVQADIRRKIEIGCYQGLRHRRGLPVRGQRTKTNARTRKGPKRTIAGKKKAR, from the coding sequence ATGGCACGTCTCGTGGGCGTCGACCTCCCGCGCGATAAGCGCATGGAGATCGCCCTGACCTATATCTACGGCGTCGGCCGTACCCGCTCCCAGGAGATCCTGGACGCCACCGGTATCAGCCGGGATCTGCGCACCAAGGACCTGACCGATGATCAGGTGACCCAGCTGCGCGACTACATCGAAGCCAACCTCAAGGTGGAGGGCGACCTGCGCCGCGAGGTGCAGGCCGACATCCGTCGCAAGATCGAGATCGGCTGCTACCAGGGCCTGCGGCACCGCCGCGGCCTGCCGGTGCGTGGCCAGCGGACCAAGACCAACGCGCGTACCCGCAAGGGTCCCAAGCGCACCATCGCCGGCAAGAAGAAGGCCAGGTAA
- the rpmJ gene encoding 50S ribosomal protein L36: MKVNPSVKPICDKCRVIRRHGRVMVICSDPRHKQRQG; this comes from the coding sequence GTGAAGGTGAACCCGAGCGTCAAGCCGATTTGCGATAAGTGCAGGGTGATCCGCCGGCATGGGCGGGTCATGGTGATCTGCTCAGATCCACGCCACAAGCAGCGCCAAGGGTAG
- the infA gene encoding translation initiation factor IF-1, translating to MAKKDGAIEVEGRVVEPLPNAMFRIELENGHKVLAHISGKMRQHYIRILPEDRVVVELSPYDLSRGRIVYRYK from the coding sequence ATGGCCAAGAAAGACGGTGCCATCGAGGTTGAGGGTCGCGTGGTCGAGCCCCTGCCCAATGCGATGTTCCGCATTGAGCTTGAGAACGGACACAAGGTCCTTGCCCACATCAGCGGCAAGATGCGGCAGCACTACATCCGCATTCTGCCCGAGGACCGCGTCGTGGTGGAGCTGTCTCCCTACGACCTGTCCCGGGGCCGCATCGTTTATCGGTACAAGTAA
- a CDS encoding FAD-dependent oxidoreductase, with the protein MTGSSPPPRKPVILSVDDDPAVSRAVARDLRRHYGEGFRIVRAETGPDALQTLNELKLRGETVAVFVADYRMPQMSGIEFLEEAMDIFPMARRVLLTAYADTHAAIDAINVVDLDHYLLKPWDPPEEKLYPVIDALIEAWRETGDRAVPHTKIIGHPWNARSSEVREFLARNRLYYTWFRADEPKGKQLLDAAGLDGLTLPVVITEQGETLVAPDDAELGATLGLSTTPAEDFYELVVIGGGPAGLAAAVYGASEGLKTVLIERTATGGQAGQSSRIENYLGFPDGVSGSQLAERARRQAEKFEAELITTAEVTALEIDGNARTVHLSDGRSIGTRAVILAMGVEYRQLPAEGCADLTGAGVYYGATASVAAECDDEEVFVIGGANSAGQAAMFLSKTAKNVNIVCRRTLEDSMSYYLIQQIRAADNIRELPHTAVHKVEGNGHLERICVENLRTGEREEHCCGRMFIFIGAEPRTDWVEQAGIARDDHGFIVAGPDLRNVAGWTLDRPPHHLETSVPGVFVAGDVRSESAKRVAAAVGEGSMAVMLVHRYLAEA; encoded by the coding sequence ATGACCGGCTCGTCGCCTCCGCCCCGTAAACCCGTCATTCTCAGCGTCGACGACGACCCCGCGGTGTCCCGCGCGGTCGCCCGTGATCTGCGACGCCACTACGGCGAGGGCTTTCGCATCGTGCGCGCCGAGACCGGCCCAGACGCCCTGCAGACGCTGAACGAACTCAAGCTGCGCGGCGAGACCGTCGCGGTGTTCGTTGCCGACTACCGGATGCCGCAGATGAGCGGCATCGAGTTCCTCGAAGAGGCGATGGACATCTTCCCGATGGCCCGGCGGGTGCTGCTGACCGCCTACGCGGACACTCACGCCGCGATCGACGCGATCAACGTCGTCGACCTCGACCACTACCTGCTCAAACCGTGGGACCCACCGGAGGAGAAGCTCTACCCGGTGATCGACGCGCTGATCGAGGCCTGGCGCGAGACCGGTGACCGCGCCGTCCCACACACCAAGATCATCGGTCATCCGTGGAACGCGCGCTCGTCGGAGGTGCGCGAGTTCCTGGCCCGCAACCGGCTGTACTACACGTGGTTTCGCGCCGACGAACCCAAGGGCAAACAGCTGCTGGACGCTGCGGGCCTCGACGGTCTGACACTTCCGGTGGTGATCACCGAGCAGGGTGAGACGCTCGTCGCGCCCGACGACGCCGAACTCGGCGCGACACTCGGCTTGTCGACCACACCGGCGGAGGACTTCTACGAACTGGTCGTCATCGGTGGCGGCCCGGCGGGCCTGGCCGCGGCGGTCTACGGCGCCTCCGAGGGCCTCAAGACGGTCCTCATCGAGCGCACGGCCACGGGTGGGCAGGCCGGACAGAGCTCAAGGATCGAGAACTACCTGGGCTTTCCCGACGGCGTCTCCGGCTCCCAGCTCGCCGAACGAGCCCGCAGGCAGGCCGAGAAGTTCGAGGCCGAGCTCATCACGACGGCCGAGGTCACCGCGCTCGAGATCGACGGGAACGCACGCACCGTCCACCTGTCCGACGGCCGGTCGATCGGGACGCGGGCCGTGATCCTCGCTATGGGCGTGGAGTACCGGCAGTTGCCCGCCGAGGGCTGCGCCGATCTGACCGGCGCGGGTGTCTACTACGGAGCCACCGCCTCGGTGGCCGCCGAATGCGACGACGAAGAGGTTTTCGTGATCGGCGGCGCGAACTCCGCCGGGCAGGCCGCGATGTTTTTGTCGAAGACCGCCAAGAACGTGAACATCGTCTGCCGTCGCACGCTGGAGGACTCGATGTCCTACTACCTGATCCAGCAGATCCGGGCGGCCGACAACATCCGCGAGCTGCCGCACACCGCCGTGCACAAGGTCGAGGGCAACGGCCACCTGGAGCGCATCTGCGTGGAGAACCTGCGCACGGGCGAGCGCGAGGAGCACTGCTGCGGGCGGATGTTCATCTTCATCGGGGCCGAACCGCGCACCGATTGGGTGGAGCAGGCGGGTATCGCCCGCGACGACCACGGTTTCATCGTCGCCGGGCCCGATCTGCGGAATGTCGCCGGCTGGACGCTCGACCGTCCGCCGCACCACCTGGAAACAAGCGTGCCGGGTGTGTTTGTTGCAGGAGATGTTCGCTCCGAATCCGCCAAGAGGGTGGCGGCCGCCGTCGGCGAAGGGTCGATGGCGGTGATGTTGGTGCACCGATACCTGGCGGAGGCGTGA
- a CDS encoding ATP-binding protein has translation MGDKKHECLPDELRTLFLFEALTDRQLQVLCDNGYIATFEPGPVCVEGDPATCFYVMLDGELVMSKRSGGVDIETNRTSQRGVYCGAWSAYVPGEEHVYEASVRVTKPSRFFVLDADAFATFMQSEFPMAVHLLEGHKVGGRRQSQILGQREKLLALGTITDGLTHQLNNPAAAAARAVADLREGVGKMRHKLAMLADGKFTPEALRVLMRIQDEVAEQVAKAKTLELSALELSDREEQVGNWLEQRGIVGAWDYAPTFVEAGLDLDWLERVQASIEDVDCSATLPGAFGWLKYTIDAELRMNELADASKRISTLLAGAKQYSRMDRSEYQAANVHELLLNTVKTIFGDRVGKDKPIKLVWNKDTSLPQLLCYPNDLKEVWTNIIDNAIQAMGGEGTLRIRTSRKNDDMVCVEICDDGPGISEENIDRIFTPYFTTKPFDQGTGLGLDFARRIVVEKHHGDIRVESAPGNTRFAIVLPLVAPAPEAPTLN, from the coding sequence ATGGGCGACAAGAAACACGAGTGCCTTCCAGACGAACTGCGCACCCTGTTCCTGTTCGAAGCCCTCACCGACCGACAACTACAGGTGCTGTGCGACAACGGCTACATCGCTACCTTCGAGCCCGGGCCGGTGTGTGTGGAAGGTGACCCCGCCACGTGCTTCTACGTGATGCTCGACGGTGAACTGGTGATGTCCAAACGCTCGGGCGGCGTGGACATCGAGACCAACCGCACGTCACAGCGCGGGGTGTACTGCGGCGCATGGTCGGCCTACGTACCCGGCGAGGAGCATGTCTATGAGGCATCGGTGCGCGTCACCAAGCCGTCGCGCTTCTTCGTGCTCGACGCCGACGCGTTCGCCACGTTCATGCAGTCCGAGTTCCCAATGGCCGTGCACCTGCTCGAAGGCCACAAGGTCGGCGGTCGCCGGCAGAGCCAGATCCTCGGCCAGCGGGAGAAGTTGCTGGCGCTCGGCACCATCACCGACGGGCTGACCCATCAGCTGAACAACCCGGCGGCGGCGGCCGCCCGTGCGGTCGCCGATCTGCGCGAGGGCGTCGGCAAGATGCGGCACAAGCTGGCGATGCTCGCCGACGGCAAGTTCACCCCCGAGGCGCTGCGCGTGCTGATGCGGATTCAGGACGAGGTGGCCGAGCAGGTGGCCAAGGCGAAGACCCTTGAACTCAGCGCGCTCGAGCTCTCCGACCGCGAAGAGCAGGTCGGCAACTGGCTCGAGCAGCGCGGCATCGTCGGCGCCTGGGATTACGCCCCGACGTTCGTCGAGGCCGGCCTCGACCTCGACTGGCTCGAACGCGTCCAAGCCTCCATCGAGGACGTGGACTGCTCGGCGACGCTACCGGGCGCGTTCGGCTGGCTGAAGTACACCATCGACGCCGAACTGCGCATGAACGAGCTAGCCGATGCCAGCAAGCGGATCTCGACGCTGTTGGCAGGCGCGAAGCAGTACTCGCGGATGGACCGAAGCGAGTACCAGGCCGCCAACGTGCACGAGCTCCTACTCAACACAGTCAAGACGATCTTCGGCGACAGGGTCGGCAAGGACAAGCCGATCAAGCTGGTGTGGAACAAGGACACCTCGCTGCCCCAATTACTGTGCTATCCAAACGATCTCAAAGAGGTGTGGACCAACATCATCGACAATGCGATTCAGGCCATGGGCGGCGAGGGCACGTTGAGGATTCGGACCTCGCGCAAGAACGACGACATGGTCTGCGTCGAGATCTGCGACGACGGACCGGGCATCTCGGAAGAGAACATCGACCGGATCTTCACGCCGTACTTCACGACCAAGCCGTTCGATCAGGGCACCGGATTGGGCCTGGACTTTGCGCGCCGCATCGTCGTCGAGAAGCACCACGGCGACATTCGGGTGGAGTCGGCGCCCGGCAACACGCGGTTCGCCATCGTGCTGCCGCTGGTCGCACCCGCCCCCGAGGCGCCGACCCTGAACTGA
- a CDS encoding LLM class F420-dependent oxidoreductase, whose protein sequence is MTKPDLGRYGAFGHHSMWQQVRPEQLRAIEDLGYGAIWAGGSPAAELSWVEPILEPTSQLKLATGIVNIWTADAGPVSESFHRIEKAYPGRFLLGVGVGHPEAHTEYQKPYDALVAYLDKLDEYGVPKDRRVVAALGPRVLKLAAERSAGAHPYLTTPEHTAEARKLLGPHAYIAPEHKVVPTTDAEKARTVGRKALEIYLNLTNYLNSWKRLGFTDEEIAKPGGDRLVDAVVAYGTVDAIAARLDEHLDAGADHVPVQVLTRPDKLVDTLAQLADPLGLK, encoded by the coding sequence ATGACGAAACCCGATCTCGGCCGATACGGCGCCTTCGGCCACCATTCGATGTGGCAGCAAGTGAGGCCTGAGCAACTGCGGGCCATCGAAGACCTGGGCTACGGCGCGATCTGGGCGGGCGGTTCACCCGCGGCCGAGTTGTCCTGGGTGGAACCGATCCTGGAGCCGACGAGCCAGCTCAAACTGGCGACGGGCATCGTCAACATCTGGACCGCTGACGCCGGGCCGGTCAGTGAGTCCTTTCACCGCATTGAGAAGGCCTACCCCGGCCGCTTCCTGCTCGGCGTCGGTGTCGGCCACCCCGAAGCGCACACCGAGTACCAGAAGCCGTACGACGCGCTCGTCGCTTACCTCGACAAGCTCGACGAGTATGGGGTTCCGAAGGACCGGCGCGTGGTCGCCGCGCTGGGTCCACGGGTGCTCAAGTTGGCCGCCGAGCGCTCGGCGGGTGCGCATCCCTACCTGACGACGCCAGAACACACCGCGGAGGCACGAAAACTACTCGGCCCGCACGCGTACATCGCTCCGGAACACAAGGTGGTGCCGACGACGGATGCCGAGAAGGCCCGCACCGTCGGTCGCAAGGCGCTCGAGATCTACCTGAACCTGACGAACTACCTCAACAGCTGGAAGCGGTTGGGTTTCACCGACGAGGAGATTGCGAAACCGGGCGGTGACCGGCTTGTCGACGCCGTGGTGGCGTATGGCACCGTCGATGCCATCGCCGCACGGCTCGACGAGCATCTCGACGCGGGCGCCGACCACGTGCCCGTGCAGGTGCTCACCCGACCCGACAAGCTGGTGGATACGTTGGCTCAATTGGCGGATCCGCTCGGCCTGAAGTGA